From Humisphaera borealis, the proteins below share one genomic window:
- a CDS encoding SdrD B-like domain-containing protein: MIPFASTRVEALLITAVIESLETRRLYSTYDIVGVQAASMDQPQVHAIFRNSATGNPLGGTGPNDGTAVKGFLDTGASGILLSQETADGLGIGHATVNGQPVTFADIGVAGSEEFDVSTVLYGAAAPVRSLFDGDLPVSEFDQPFGPIRAQINRSPADFLTGPLDIIGMPAMQGKVVVMDPTPLNQTDISLLDGMRTFLYSPGTPYSAATKATDPGIPSVNRHVKMSYGSFGRFTQVTPAGAPGPTISNNPFIGPNPTRAAGVVDTTPAVQLTEGTRSASGSFLLDTGAAASFVSQGIASKLGVHYAPGTYGSDTPRLLDANNNPVANQFTIPIGGIGGTVNAAGFFADSLTLPTIEGEGIRFVNAPLLVLDVTVADPVTGQTLTLDGDFGMNFLVASFAVDGTTLGASSAGAFDWITFDQPNGVLGLNIPGAGPVSPPPVPPPPPVTATITGTLYEDLNANKSRDANEPALSGRTVYLDVDGSGTLTAADKTTTTAAGGSYSFTGLAAGATYRVKQVIPSGWKLGGPATNLYTVTPTAGQTVAGRDFGSFRTATIKGSLFNDANGNGVRESTEVALSGWTAWIDLNGNGVRDTTIDRSATTDAAGNYSFTGLDPATYTVRLVVKTGWRQTPTAGKTLAGTVVSGQALTLTAFSVTQRGAASGFVFNDLNRNGIKDAGEVGLANWRVYNDTNRNGVWNTGEKYVLTSSTGAWSMTDLLAGTAYQIRVTQQTDWVRTSPTVGYYSITPTAGSSVTGKNFGQRK; this comes from the coding sequence ATGATTCCATTCGCTTCCACACGCGTTGAGGCGCTTCTAATCACGGCTGTGATCGAGTCGCTGGAAACCCGCCGCCTGTACAGCACCTACGACATCGTCGGCGTCCAGGCGGCGTCGATGGATCAGCCTCAGGTTCACGCGATTTTCCGAAACTCTGCCACGGGAAATCCGCTGGGCGGAACAGGCCCGAACGATGGAACAGCCGTCAAGGGATTTCTCGACACCGGTGCCAGCGGCATTCTGCTCTCCCAGGAGACGGCCGACGGACTGGGTATCGGCCACGCCACGGTGAACGGGCAGCCGGTAACCTTCGCCGACATCGGTGTCGCCGGCAGCGAAGAGTTTGATGTTTCCACCGTGTTGTATGGGGCGGCGGCACCAGTGCGTTCGTTGTTCGACGGCGACCTTCCCGTGTCGGAATTTGATCAGCCTTTCGGTCCGATCCGGGCCCAGATCAATCGAAGTCCCGCCGACTTCCTGACCGGCCCGCTGGACATCATCGGCATGCCGGCAATGCAGGGGAAAGTGGTCGTGATGGACCCGACGCCCCTCAACCAGACGGACATCAGCCTGCTCGACGGCATGCGGACGTTTCTCTACTCGCCGGGCACGCCTTACAGCGCGGCGACCAAAGCGACCGATCCGGGCATTCCGTCGGTGAACCGCCACGTGAAGATGAGCTACGGAAGCTTCGGCCGCTTCACGCAGGTCACGCCGGCGGGCGCACCCGGCCCGACCATCTCCAACAATCCGTTCATCGGGCCGAATCCCACACGGGCGGCCGGCGTCGTCGACACGACCCCCGCCGTTCAGTTGACCGAGGGAACCAGGTCTGCCTCCGGAAGCTTCCTGCTCGATACGGGCGCGGCGGCTTCGTTTGTATCGCAGGGAATCGCGAGCAAGCTCGGCGTTCACTACGCGCCGGGCACATACGGCTCCGATACGCCCCGATTGCTCGATGCGAATAACAATCCCGTCGCGAATCAGTTTACGATTCCGATTGGCGGAATCGGCGGTACGGTAAACGCCGCCGGCTTCTTCGCCGATTCGTTGACACTGCCGACGATCGAGGGCGAGGGAATCCGGTTCGTCAACGCACCGCTGCTGGTGCTCGACGTCACCGTGGCAGACCCCGTCACGGGTCAGACGTTGACGCTCGACGGCGATTTCGGGATGAACTTCCTGGTCGCGAGCTTTGCGGTGGACGGGACGACGCTGGGCGCGAGTTCGGCCGGCGCCTTCGACTGGATCACCTTTGATCAGCCCAACGGCGTGCTCGGATTGAACATCCCCGGCGCGGGGCCGGTGAGCCCACCGCCGGTGCCTCCGCCGCCGCCAGTGACCGCGACCATCACCGGTACGCTTTACGAAGACCTCAACGCCAACAAATCGCGCGACGCCAATGAACCGGCGTTGTCGGGCCGCACGGTGTATCTGGATGTCGATGGCAGCGGCACGCTCACCGCCGCCGACAAGACAACCACAACAGCCGCCGGCGGTTCCTACAGCTTTACCGGGCTCGCCGCCGGTGCCACGTACCGCGTTAAGCAGGTGATTCCGAGCGGGTGGAAACTGGGCGGCCCCGCAACAAACCTCTACACCGTCACGCCCACTGCAGGGCAGACGGTCGCCGGCCGTGACTTCGGCTCCTTCCGAACCGCGACGATCAAGGGAAGCCTGTTCAACGACGCCAATGGCAATGGTGTTCGCGAATCAACCGAAGTCGCGCTATCCGGCTGGACGGCGTGGATTGATCTCAACGGCAACGGCGTGCGAGACACGACGATCGATCGATCTGCCACCACCGATGCCGCCGGCAATTACAGCTTCACCGGACTGGATCCTGCGACATACACCGTTCGCCTGGTTGTCAAAACCGGATGGCGGCAGACGCCAACCGCTGGAAAGACGCTCGCCGGCACGGTCGTCAGTGGACAGGCACTCACTCTGACCGCGTTCAGTGTCACTCAGCGCGGCGCCGCCAGCGGCTTTGTGTTCAACGACCTCAATCGCAACGGCATCAAGGACGCAGGCGAAGTCGGCCTGGCCAACTGGCGCGTCTACAACGACACGAACCGCAACGGCGTCTGGAACACCGGGGAAAAGTACGTCCTAACATCGAGCACGGGTGCCTGGAGCATGACCGATCTGCTGGCAGGCACTGCGTACCAGATTCGCGTGACCCAGCAAACCGATTGGGTGCGGACGTCACCGACGGTCGGCTACTACAGCATTACGCCGACGGCTGGGTCGTCGGTCACCGGGAAGAATTTCGGCCAGCGAAAGTGA
- a CDS encoding sulfatase family protein, whose amino-acid sequence MLKHHLPFLIACICGLLPIAARAAEAPAKPNILFIMTDDHAVQALSCYGSNRNKTPNMDRIAKEGVRFDRFFVTNSICTPSRAVMLTGKYSHLNGVPVFNSIDPASPNVAKYLQKAGYHTGVIGKWHLGTDPTGFDDWIVLPGQGAYYDPQFLTPTGPRQIKGYVTEITTDLTIAFLEKRPRDKPFFLMSHQKAPHRAWEPSQKYKEEFSKKTFAEPETLYDDYKTRTDAIKENRQRVFDDLTRRDLKLKPPEGLKGPELAQWMNVKPKEVEIEIDGTKKTLSGDELNKWKYQRYMQDYFACVQSVDDSVGQILDYLDKNDLAKNTIVVYTSDQGFYLGEKGMYDKRFMYEESFRTPLLVRWPGVAKAGTVQSAIAGNIDFAPTFLSAASTAVPDDMQGHSLIPLLKGEVPKDWRTSFYYRYYHDPGDHNTARHYGVRTVDHKLIYFWKKDQWEMYDLNKDPNELNNVYNDPAYATTQAALKEELYRLKKELKDDDQFADELPQENRRPATQPGTTRPARPNAKNKQPGK is encoded by the coding sequence ATGTTGAAACACCATCTTCCTTTCCTGATCGCCTGCATCTGCGGCCTGCTTCCCATCGCAGCCCGCGCCGCCGAAGCGCCGGCGAAACCGAACATCCTGTTCATCATGACGGACGATCACGCCGTCCAGGCGCTGAGCTGCTACGGCAGCAATCGCAACAAGACCCCGAACATGGATCGCATCGCCAAAGAAGGCGTGCGGTTCGACCGGTTCTTCGTCACCAACAGCATCTGCACGCCCAGCCGCGCCGTAATGTTGACCGGCAAGTACAGCCATCTGAACGGCGTCCCGGTGTTCAACAGCATTGATCCCGCATCACCCAACGTTGCCAAGTACCTGCAGAAGGCCGGCTATCACACCGGCGTGATCGGCAAGTGGCACCTCGGCACCGATCCCACCGGCTTTGACGACTGGATCGTGCTGCCCGGCCAGGGCGCGTACTACGACCCTCAATTCCTGACGCCCACCGGGCCGCGACAGATCAAGGGCTACGTCACCGAGATCACCACCGACCTCACCATCGCGTTCCTCGAGAAACGGCCAAGGGACAAGCCCTTCTTCCTGATGAGCCATCAGAAGGCGCCGCACCGCGCCTGGGAGCCGAGCCAGAAGTACAAGGAAGAGTTCTCGAAAAAGACCTTCGCGGAGCCGGAAACGCTCTACGACGACTACAAGACCCGCACCGACGCGATCAAGGAAAACCGCCAGCGCGTCTTCGACGACCTCACCCGGCGCGATCTCAAGCTCAAGCCGCCCGAGGGTCTGAAGGGCCCTGAGCTGGCCCAGTGGATGAATGTCAAGCCTAAGGAGGTCGAAATTGAGATCGACGGCACCAAGAAGACCCTTTCCGGCGATGAACTGAACAAGTGGAAGTATCAGCGCTACATGCAGGACTACTTCGCCTGCGTGCAGTCGGTGGACGACAGCGTCGGACAGATCCTCGATTACCTCGACAAGAACGATCTGGCCAAGAACACGATCGTTGTTTACACGTCGGATCAGGGCTTTTACCTCGGCGAGAAGGGGATGTACGACAAGCGATTCATGTACGAAGAATCGTTCCGAACCCCGCTGCTGGTACGCTGGCCCGGCGTGGCCAAAGCCGGCACCGTGCAGTCGGCGATCGCCGGCAACATCGACTTCGCACCCACCTTCCTGAGCGCCGCCAGCACCGCCGTGCCCGACGACATGCAGGGCCACAGCCTCATTCCGCTCCTTAAGGGCGAGGTGCCCAAGGACTGGCGGACGAGCTTCTACTACCGCTACTACCACGATCCCGGCGACCACAACACCGCCCGCCACTACGGCGTGCGAACCGTCGACCACAAGCTGATCTACTTCTGGAAGAAGGATCAGTGGGAAATGTACGACCTCAATAAGGACCCCAACGAACTGAACAACGTCTACAACGATCCCGCCTACGCCACCACGCAGGCCGCACTCAAGGAAGAGCTCTACCGCCTGAAGAAGGAACTCAAGGACGACGACCAGTTCGCCGACGAGCTGCCGCAGGAGAATCGTCGTCCGGCAACGCAGCCGGGAACGACACGGCCGGCAAGGCCCAACGCGAAGAACAAACAGCCGGGAAAGTAG
- a CDS encoding sulfatase-like hydrolase/transferase, whose protein sequence is MRIPLLPGCLFVLLWAGRALAAEAARPNFLFIYTDDQRYDAMSVVQKELGEAGRFPWLNTPNHDRLAAGGIRFRNAFVVNSLCSPSRANFLTGRYSHLNGVANNHTPFPVDSVTWSTELRKAGYITGYFGKWHMGPQSGQRPGFDFSASFVGQGKYFDCPIEVNGKSTPSQGWVDDVTTDYASTFIRENMARPFAAVIGFKSSHGPWQPPGRRKDDLAGAVAKPPQNANAKPPYLQNSTEPAAPGDSDDAAAPKKNAARKQGNAGAVSGDRSAMQQNYFRTLLGVDDNLGKLLDLLDELKLTDNTVVVYSSDNGYYLGDHGLGDKRSAYDESLRIPFIVRYPKLAKAGTTRDEMVINIDLAPTFLDLAGVPIPPQMQGRSLRPLLAGEMTPDWRKAWFYEYFYERGYSIPTILAVRTDTHKIIKYPGHDDWTELFDLKADPYERRTSTTTPPRPTCASRWKASSRSSRRRSISRFRTTPTIRRRKRLLPRHPRPLPGLRPDPPRPTVTC, encoded by the coding sequence ATGCGTATCCCTCTACTTCCAGGCTGCCTCTTTGTTCTACTGTGGGCTGGGCGCGCCTTGGCGGCCGAGGCGGCGCGTCCCAACTTTCTCTTCATCTACACCGACGATCAGCGGTACGACGCGATGAGCGTGGTACAGAAGGAACTCGGCGAAGCCGGGCGGTTTCCCTGGCTGAATACGCCTAACCACGACCGGCTCGCCGCCGGCGGCATCCGCTTCCGCAACGCGTTCGTGGTGAACTCGCTGTGCTCGCCGAGCCGGGCCAACTTCCTCACCGGCCGCTACAGCCATCTCAACGGCGTGGCGAACAACCACACGCCTTTCCCGGTGGACAGCGTCACCTGGAGCACCGAGCTCCGCAAAGCCGGCTACATCACCGGCTACTTCGGCAAGTGGCACATGGGCCCGCAGTCCGGCCAGCGCCCGGGGTTCGACTTCTCGGCAAGCTTCGTTGGCCAGGGCAAGTACTTCGATTGTCCGATCGAAGTCAACGGAAAGAGCACGCCGAGCCAGGGCTGGGTGGACGACGTCACGACGGACTACGCGTCGACCTTCATCCGGGAAAACATGGCCCGGCCGTTCGCGGCGGTGATCGGTTTCAAGTCGTCGCACGGCCCCTGGCAGCCCCCCGGGCGGCGCAAGGATGACCTGGCCGGCGCGGTGGCAAAGCCGCCGCAGAACGCCAACGCCAAGCCGCCCTACCTTCAGAATTCCACCGAACCCGCCGCCCCCGGCGACTCCGACGACGCCGCCGCACCGAAGAAGAACGCCGCACGGAAGCAGGGCAATGCCGGTGCGGTCTCCGGCGATCGTTCGGCGATGCAGCAGAACTACTTCCGCACGCTGCTCGGCGTCGATGACAACCTCGGTAAACTCCTCGACCTTCTCGACGAACTCAAGCTCACCGACAACACCGTCGTCGTTTACTCCAGCGACAACGGCTACTACCTCGGCGATCACGGGCTCGGCGACAAGCGCAGCGCCTACGATGAAAGCCTGCGGATTCCCTTCATCGTCCGCTATCCGAAGCTGGCCAAAGCGGGCACCACGCGGGACGAGATGGTCATCAACATCGACCTCGCCCCGACTTTTCTGGATCTGGCCGGCGTGCCGATTCCGCCACAAATGCAGGGCCGCAGCCTCAGGCCCCTGCTCGCCGGCGAGATGACCCCCGACTGGCGGAAGGCCTGGTTCTACGAGTACTTCTACGAGCGCGGCTACAGCATTCCCACGATCTTGGCTGTCCGTACCGACACGCACAAGATCATCAAGTACCCCGGCCACGACGACTGGACCGAACTGTTCGACCTCAAGGCCGACCCGTACGAAAGAAGAACCTCTACAACGACCCCGCCTCGGCCGACCTGCGCAAGCAGATGGAAGGCGAGTTCGAGAAGCAGTCGAAGGCGGTCGATTTCAAGATTCCGGACTACGCCGACGATCCGAAGAAGGAAGCGGCTGCTCCCGCGGCACCCAAGGCCGCTCCCGGGGTTGAGGCCGGATCCGCCGCGCCCAACCGTTACGTGCTGA
- a CDS encoding alkaline phosphatase D family protein, protein MERISRRKLLKDSAVVGGATWLSGADVSTAIADASPAAATGAQNFASQWHRAPDRVWLGADMWANPQQDWRLNNGRAECVNAAPDRNVHLLTHQLTDSPGEVSMSVRVGRVGGMLSGKGSVGFRIGIRHALGDYRSNLFAAGQGLNAGLTAEGGLFIGPLREAKAGTVKLDGVTEIELRLKIVPAAGGAYDLSLSVTTAAGEIGSVSRKAVPGAQLAGNLAIVANFGAAGPRPRQQQANADQPNFGNGSFWFADWKLTGPKLQNRPDQTFGPILWTTYTLHERSLKLTAQMPAIGSDDTQTVRLEIKGKSGQWEKIADSKIEADARLALFRVEKWDASRDIPYRVAYDLKWKDGKTEPHVWEGTIRKDPVDQPVVTVADISCNGHAAFPNAAYTANVAKLNPDIIAFVGDQFYEANGGYGIQRKPVESAMLDYLRKWSMHGWTWRELTRDRPSISIPDDHDVYQGNIWGEGGAPRVSTQEAGGYDMDPRWVNMVHRTHTAHHPDPADPTPAKQGISQYFGGWTYGRISFAILADRMYKSAPEGKVPPTGGRGDHVTDPNFDPKVANLPGLSLLGESQTKFLRDWAQDFRGADLKAVISQTIFTAMATTHGGNREVLRADYDANGWPQNPRNEALREIRKCFALHIAGDQHLPAVVQYGIDSHDDAGVAFAGPAVNVTYPRWWEPGKRGANAKDGSAEFTGQYADAFGNPLTVIAYVNGKVQPRTPVLENMADKASGLGIVRFDKPARTASIECWPFDADVSKDPQFPGWPVKVPLQQNYGRKVTGRLPAINMKGNIQPVIQVLKETDNSRELVYALRPAAGKFEPFVFEEGTYTVRVGNPDLDQWREFKNLSPVAAGESNSIDVEA, encoded by the coding sequence ATGGAGAGGATCAGCCGACGGAAACTCTTGAAGGACTCGGCGGTCGTGGGCGGGGCGACATGGCTCAGCGGCGCAGACGTTTCTACCGCCATTGCAGACGCTTCTCCCGCCGCGGCGACCGGTGCGCAAAACTTCGCCTCGCAGTGGCATCGCGCCCCGGATCGCGTTTGGCTCGGAGCCGATATGTGGGCCAATCCGCAGCAGGATTGGCGCCTCAACAATGGCCGGGCCGAGTGCGTCAACGCCGCCCCGGACCGTAACGTTCACCTGCTCACTCACCAGTTGACCGATAGCCCAGGCGAAGTATCGATGTCCGTTCGTGTCGGTCGAGTGGGCGGCATGCTTTCGGGGAAGGGATCGGTCGGCTTCCGAATCGGCATTCGACACGCGCTTGGCGACTACCGCAGCAACCTCTTTGCCGCCGGCCAGGGCCTGAACGCGGGACTTACGGCGGAAGGCGGCCTGTTCATCGGCCCGCTGCGAGAGGCCAAGGCAGGAACCGTCAAACTCGACGGCGTGACCGAAATCGAGCTGCGACTGAAGATCGTCCCCGCCGCTGGCGGAGCCTATGACCTCTCGCTGTCGGTGACGACCGCCGCTGGTGAAATCGGCAGCGTCTCGCGCAAGGCAGTGCCCGGCGCGCAGCTCGCCGGCAATCTGGCGATCGTCGCGAACTTCGGCGCAGCCGGCCCCCGCCCTCGCCAGCAACAGGCGAACGCCGATCAACCCAACTTCGGCAACGGATCGTTCTGGTTTGCCGACTGGAAGCTCACCGGACCAAAACTGCAGAATCGACCGGACCAGACCTTCGGCCCCATCCTCTGGACGACCTACACCCTGCACGAGCGGTCGCTGAAACTGACGGCCCAGATGCCGGCAATCGGTTCTGACGACACCCAGACGGTACGGCTTGAGATCAAGGGGAAGTCCGGCCAGTGGGAGAAGATCGCAGATTCGAAGATCGAAGCCGACGCCCGCCTGGCGTTGTTTCGTGTCGAAAAGTGGGACGCGAGCAGAGACATCCCCTACCGTGTCGCTTACGACCTGAAATGGAAGGACGGAAAGACGGAGCCCCACGTCTGGGAGGGCACCATCCGAAAAGACCCCGTCGATCAGCCGGTCGTCACCGTCGCCGACATCTCCTGCAACGGCCACGCGGCGTTCCCCAATGCGGCGTACACCGCGAACGTGGCCAAGCTCAACCCCGACATCATCGCATTCGTCGGGGATCAGTTTTACGAGGCGAATGGCGGCTACGGCATTCAGCGCAAGCCGGTCGAGTCGGCGATGCTCGACTACCTCCGCAAGTGGTCGATGCACGGGTGGACATGGCGCGAGCTGACCCGCGACCGGCCAAGCATCTCCATCCCGGATGACCACGACGTCTACCAGGGCAACATCTGGGGCGAAGGCGGCGCACCGCGCGTCAGCACGCAGGAAGCCGGCGGCTACGACATGGACCCGCGCTGGGTCAACATGGTCCACCGCACCCACACCGCCCACCACCCCGACCCCGCCGACCCTACGCCGGCAAAACAGGGCATTTCGCAGTACTTCGGCGGCTGGACCTACGGTCGCATCAGTTTCGCGATCCTCGCCGACCGCATGTACAAGTCTGCGCCCGAAGGCAAGGTCCCCCCGACCGGAGGCCGCGGCGACCATGTGACCGATCCCAACTTCGACCCGAAGGTCGCGAACCTGCCCGGCCTGAGCCTTCTTGGTGAAAGCCAGACGAAGTTCCTGCGCGACTGGGCCCAGGACTTTCGCGGCGCCGACCTCAAGGCCGTCATCTCCCAGACGATCTTCACCGCGATGGCGACAACGCACGGCGGCAACCGCGAGGTGCTCCGCGCCGACTACGACGCCAACGGCTGGCCCCAGAACCCCCGCAACGAAGCGCTGCGCGAAATCCGCAAGTGCTTCGCCCTGCACATCGCCGGCGATCAGCACCTGCCGGCAGTCGTTCAGTACGGCATCGATTCGCACGACGATGCCGGTGTCGCGTTCGCCGGACCGGCGGTCAACGTCACCTACCCGCGCTGGTGGGAGCCCGGCAAACGCGGTGCGAACGCGAAGGACGGCTCGGCCGAGTTCACCGGCCAGTACGCCGACGCCTTCGGGAACCCGCTCACGGTGATCGCCTACGTCAACGGCAAGGTTCAACCGCGAACGCCCGTCCTCGAGAACATGGCCGACAAAGCCTCCGGCCTGGGCATCGTTCGCTTCGACAAGCCCGCCCGCACGGCGTCGATCGAATGCTGGCCCTTCGACGCCGACGTTTCCAAAGACCCTCAGTTCCCCGGCTGGCCGGTGAAAGTTCCGCTTCAGCAGAACTACGGCCGCAAGGTGACCGGCAGGCTGCCGGCGATCAATATGAAGGGGAACATCCAGCCGGTCATCCAGGTCCTGAAGGAAACGGACAATTCGCGTGAGTTGGTCTACGCCCTTCGGCCCGCGGCTGGTAAGTTCGAGCCGTTCGTCTTCGAGGAAGGAACGTACACCGTTCGCGTCGGCAATCCCGACCTGGACCAATGGCGCGAGTTCAAGAACCTGTCGCCTGTCGCCGCCGGTGAGTCGAACTCCATTGATGTAGAGGCGTAG
- a CDS encoding DedA family protein: MLATTALDVMAALQINAGQGVALAARIINADKVEDWVAYGGPWMVFGLLFLCGLGFPLPEEIPIMAAGYFIGTGRMGWALTCVLAWCGIIAGDCILYWFGRRYGLNITRIKLVGKHFTKERILKAEHLFERWGVWVVAIGRLISGVRGVMCVAAGAIKYNFVKFLIVDGLAALVSGGIFIFLGWWLGKTLGDFDKAVAKVEPYVELFVTLATVGLLGFILYLYIRHRRKKGVTDVALTKAVEFADKHPGKGV; this comes from the coding sequence ATGCTCGCCACGACCGCACTGGATGTCATGGCGGCGCTTCAGATCAATGCCGGCCAGGGCGTCGCGCTCGCAGCACGCATCATCAACGCGGACAAGGTCGAAGACTGGGTCGCCTATGGCGGGCCGTGGATGGTCTTCGGGCTGTTGTTTCTTTGCGGCCTCGGATTCCCGCTGCCGGAAGAGATCCCCATCATGGCGGCCGGTTATTTCATCGGCACCGGTCGCATGGGATGGGCGCTCACCTGCGTGCTCGCGTGGTGTGGCATCATCGCCGGCGACTGCATTCTGTACTGGTTCGGGCGGCGCTACGGGCTGAACATCACCCGCATCAAGCTTGTCGGCAAGCATTTCACCAAGGAACGCATTCTCAAGGCCGAACACCTCTTCGAGCGCTGGGGTGTCTGGGTGGTCGCGATCGGCAGGTTGATTTCCGGCGTTCGCGGTGTCATGTGCGTTGCCGCGGGGGCGATCAAGTACAATTTCGTCAAGTTCCTTATCGTTGACGGTCTGGCCGCGCTCGTCAGCGGCGGCATTTTCATCTTCCTCGGCTGGTGGCTCGGAAAGACCCTCGGCGACTTCGACAAGGCCGTCGCGAAGGTCGAGCCGTATGTCGAGTTGTTCGTGACGCTTGCAACCGTCGGTCTCCTGGGATTCATCCTGTATCTCTACATCCGGCACCGTCGCAAGAAAGGCGTCACCGACGTCGCGCTGACCAAGGCAGTGGAGTTTGCCGACAAGCATCCCGGCAAAGGGGTCTGA